Proteins encoded together in one Bacteroides ovatus window:
- a CDS encoding pectate lyase, which translates to MKKNILAICSLILAFPLVGQAMQPAISVEKTSKDYPTPDRSKVLAFPGADGAGKYTTGGAGGAVYTVTSLADDGSEGTLRWAISKKGPRTIVFAVSGIIELQKALKLSNGDVTIAGQTAPGDGICLKNYTFSIQADNVIIRFIRSRMGVDIKQKGDDAMNGTKAHQNIIIDHCSMSWCTDECATFYDNRNFTLQWCIISESLANSIHEKGAHGYGGIWGGQPATFHHNLLAHHTNRTPRLCGSRYTGRPEDEKVELFNNVIYNYGSDGAYAGEGGSYNFINNYYKPGPFSATKGSFKRLFTAYADDGKNNNKAGVHGVFYFKGNYMDPTCPKLTDKQKEALYKVNMDNSYGLVIKKDFATEKEVLSKKAFDIAEHTSLQPAKKAYKDVLEFAGASYRRDAIDQRIVDETLKGTYTYEGSHGSTNGMIDQPSDVGGWPEYKSETALVDTDGDGIPDEWEKKHNLNPNDPSDGAKYTLSPEYTNLEIYMNSLVNHLYPKK; encoded by the coding sequence ATGAAAAAGAATATATTAGCAATCTGTAGTTTGATATTGGCTTTTCCTCTAGTGGGACAAGCCATGCAACCTGCCATTTCGGTTGAAAAAACATCAAAGGACTATCCTACCCCGGATCGTTCCAAAGTTCTCGCCTTCCCCGGTGCCGACGGAGCAGGAAAATATACCACCGGTGGTGCCGGAGGTGCTGTATACACTGTTACTTCCCTGGCAGACGACGGTTCGGAAGGAACACTTCGCTGGGCTATCAGCAAGAAAGGTCCCCGCACCATTGTCTTTGCGGTTAGCGGAATTATTGAATTACAAAAAGCATTAAAACTCAGCAATGGTGATGTGACCATTGCAGGACAGACAGCTCCGGGTGATGGCATTTGCCTGAAAAACTATACATTCTCTATTCAGGCAGACAATGTAATCATCCGTTTCATCCGTTCCCGTATGGGAGTCGACATCAAACAAAAAGGTGACGACGCAATGAATGGTACAAAAGCGCACCAAAACATTATCATAGACCACTGCTCCATGAGCTGGTGTACGGACGAATGTGCCACATTCTATGATAACCGTAATTTCACTCTTCAATGGTGCATCATCAGTGAAAGTCTCGCCAATTCTATCCACGAAAAGGGAGCGCATGGTTATGGAGGTATCTGGGGTGGACAGCCTGCTACTTTTCACCATAACTTACTCGCCCATCACACTAACCGCACACCCCGTCTTTGCGGAAGCCGTTATACGGGTCGTCCGGAAGATGAAAAAGTGGAATTATTCAATAATGTGATTTATAATTATGGCAGTGACGGTGCTTATGCTGGTGAAGGAGGTTCCTACAACTTTATTAATAACTACTATAAACCGGGACCTTTCAGTGCGACAAAAGGTTCTTTCAAACGCTTGTTTACAGCGTATGCCGATGATGGCAAAAACAACAATAAAGCAGGTGTTCATGGTGTATTCTATTTCAAAGGTAACTATATGGATCCTACCTGTCCCAAACTGACTGACAAGCAGAAAGAGGCTCTTTATAAAGTGAATATGGATAACTCTTACGGACTGGTTATCAAAAAAGACTTTGCCACAGAAAAGGAAGTACTGTCTAAAAAAGCATTTGACATAGCCGAACATACTTCTTTGCAACCTGCCAAGAAAGCCTACAAAGATGTTCTCGAGTTTGCCGGTGCTTCATATCGCCGTGACGCCATAGACCAACGCATCGTAGATGAAACTCTCAAAGGCACTTATACTTACGAAGGTTCTCACGGAAGCACGAATGGAATGATTGACCAACCGTCTGATGTAGGAGGATGGCCGGAATATAAATCAGAAACAGCACTTGTTGATACAGATGGTGATGGTATTCCCGATGAATGGGAAAAGAAACACAACCTTAATCCCAATGATCCTTCAGACGGAGCCAAATATACATTAAGCCCGGAATATACAAACCTGGAAATATATATGAACAGCCTTGTGAATCATCTATACCCTAAAAAATAA